A genome region from Mycobacterium florentinum includes the following:
- a CDS encoding 2'-5' RNA ligase family protein — MVHSIELVFDRDTEATVRRIWEELAGAGIPSQAPASRPHVTLAVAESISADVDDLLRPVSARLPRSALIGAPVLFGRTSAVFARLLVPSIELLDLHAEVHRVCGPHLAPAPMPNSLPGQWTAHVTLARRVGGAQLGRALRIAGRPAQIEGGFAGLRRWDGNKRVEHLL, encoded by the coding sequence ATGGTGCATTCGATCGAGCTGGTCTTCGACCGCGACACCGAGGCCACGGTCCGGCGGATCTGGGAAGAGCTGGCCGGCGCCGGGATACCCAGCCAGGCCCCGGCCAGCCGCCCGCACGTCACATTGGCTGTCGCGGAAAGTATTTCGGCCGACGTCGACGACCTGCTGCGGCCGGTGAGCGCGCGGCTTCCGCGCAGTGCCCTGATCGGCGCGCCCGTGCTGTTCGGCCGTACCAGCGCCGTGTTCGCCCGGCTGTTGGTGCCCAGCATCGAGCTGCTGGACCTGCACGCCGAGGTGCACCGGGTGTGCGGTCCCCATCTGGCACCCGCGCCGATGCCCAACAGCCTGCCCGGGCAGTGGACCGCACACGTCACGCTGGCGCGCCGGGTCGGTGGTGCGCAGCTGGGCCGGGCGCTGCGCATCGCGGGCCGGCCGGCGCAGATCGAGGGCGGCTTCGCGGGCCTGCGCCGCTGGGACGGCAACAAGCGGGTCGAGCACCTGCTCTAG
- the bioD gene encoding dethiobiotin synthase has product MTVVAVTGTGTGVGKTVAVAALACHARQAGIDVAVCKPAQTGTDSGDDDLAEVTRLSGVTETAGLARYSQPLAPVAAAEQAGMPLPTREQMLQLIRDLDRPDRLTLVEGAGGLLVELAVGGVTLRDLAVDLGAAVLVTVTAELGTLNHTALTLESLAGQGLSCSGLVIGSWPAQPAPAQTSNRSALDRLAPVRAALPAGAGALTVGDFATMSAAAFDRDWVSALVR; this is encoded by the coding sequence TTGACCGTCGTGGCCGTTACGGGTACCGGCACGGGGGTTGGTAAGACGGTCGCCGTCGCGGCGCTGGCCTGTCACGCCCGGCAGGCCGGGATCGATGTCGCGGTGTGCAAGCCCGCGCAAACCGGTACCGACTCCGGCGACGACGACCTCGCCGAGGTCACCCGGTTGTCCGGGGTGACCGAGACCGCCGGGCTGGCGCGCTATTCGCAGCCATTGGCGCCCGTCGCGGCGGCCGAGCAGGCCGGGATGCCGCTGCCCACCCGCGAGCAGATGCTGCAGCTCATCCGCGACCTGGACCGGCCGGATCGGCTCACCCTGGTCGAGGGCGCCGGCGGGCTGCTGGTCGAACTGGCCGTCGGCGGCGTCACCCTGCGTGACCTCGCCGTCGATCTGGGTGCGGCGGTCCTGGTCACCGTCACCGCCGAACTGGGTACGCTCAACCACACCGCACTTACCCTGGAATCACTTGCTGGACAAGGGCTTTCGTGCTCCGGCCTGGTGATCGGCAGCTGGCCGGCGCAGCCCGCACCGGCGCAGACCTCGAACCGGTCGGCCCTGGACCGGCTGGCGCCGGTGCGGGCCGCGCTGCCCGCCGGGGCCGGCGCGCTGACCGTCGGCGACTTCGCGACGATGAGCGCCGCGGCGTTCGACCGTGACTGGGTGAGCGCACTGGTGCGCTGA
- a CDS encoding 8-amino-7-oxononanoate synthase: MKAPIEVSPLAWLEAVEQQRRAAGLRRSLRPRPAVATELDLASNDYLGLSQHPDVIEGGVAALRVWGAGATGSRLVTGNTELHEQFETELADYVGAATGLLFSSGYTANLGAVVGLSGPGSLLVSEARSHASLVDACRLSRARVVVTPHLDVDAVDAALSARDEERAVVITESVFSADGVLSPLRELHEVCRRHRALLIVDEAHGLGVRGSGRGLLHELGLAGAPDVVMTTTLSKALGSQGGMVLGPPEVRAHLIDAARPFIFDTGLAPAAVGAALAALQVLRTEAWRPEAVLRHARELADICGVPEEPQSAVVSVILGDPEAAVAAATACLDAGVRVGCFRPPTVPAGTSRLRLTARASLDAAELEVARRVLTDVLAVARH; this comes from the coding sequence ATGAAGGCACCGATCGAGGTTTCCCCACTGGCCTGGCTGGAGGCGGTCGAACAGCAGCGCCGCGCGGCCGGGCTGCGTCGCTCGCTGCGGCCGCGCCCGGCCGTGGCCACCGAGCTGGACCTGGCGTCCAACGACTACCTCGGTCTGTCGCAGCATCCCGACGTGATCGAAGGCGGCGTCGCGGCGCTGCGGGTCTGGGGTGCGGGTGCCACCGGTTCGCGCCTGGTCACCGGCAACACCGAACTGCACGAACAGTTCGAGACCGAGCTCGCCGACTACGTCGGCGCCGCCACCGGGTTGCTGTTCTCCTCGGGATACACCGCCAACCTCGGAGCCGTGGTCGGACTGTCCGGCCCGGGTTCGCTGCTGGTTTCGGAGGCCCGTTCGCACGCGTCGCTGGTGGACGCGTGCCGGCTGTCGCGCGCGCGGGTGGTGGTGACGCCGCACCTGGACGTCGATGCGGTCGACGCCGCCCTGAGCGCCCGCGACGAGGAGCGGGCCGTCGTCATCACCGAATCGGTCTTCAGCGCCGACGGCGTGCTGTCCCCACTGCGCGAGCTGCACGAGGTCTGCCGCCGCCACCGGGCGCTGCTGATCGTCGACGAGGCCCACGGGCTGGGGGTGCGCGGTAGCGGGCGCGGACTGCTGCACGAGCTCGGCCTCGCCGGTGCACCCGACGTCGTGATGACCACCACGCTGTCCAAGGCGCTCGGCAGCCAGGGCGGCATGGTGCTGGGGCCCCCCGAGGTGCGTGCCCACCTGATCGACGCGGCCCGGCCGTTCATCTTCGACACCGGCCTGGCTCCGGCCGCCGTCGGTGCCGCGCTGGCCGCACTGCAGGTCCTGCGCACCGAGGCCTGGCGGCCCGAGGCGGTGCTGCGGCACGCCCGTGAACTGGCCGACATCTGCGGCGTGCCCGAAGAGCCGCAGTCGGCGGTCGTGTCGGTGATCCTGGGCGACCCGGAGGCGGCGGTGGCCGCCGCGACCGCCTGCCTGGACGCCGGAGTGCGGGTGGGGTGCTTCCGCCCGCCGACCGTGCCCGCCGGGACGTCGCGACTGCGGTTGACCGCACGCGCGTCGCTGGATGCCGCCGAGCTGGAGGTCGCGCGCCGGGTGCTCACCGATGTTCTTGCGGTGGCGCGCCATTGA
- a CDS encoding adenosylmethionine--8-amino-7-oxononanoate transaminase, with protein MPAARSGLTPEQISAIDAAHLWHPYSTIGSEAVPPVVAVGAHGAWLTLVRDGKTVEVLDAMSSWWTAIHGHGHPVLDEALAAQLSSMNHVMFGGLTHEPAARLAQLLVEITPAGLETVFFSDSGSVSVEVAVKMALQYWRSRGRPAKHRLMTWRGGYHGDTFTPMSVCDPDGGMHSLWTDILVRQVFAPQVPRDYHAAYSAAFEEQLAQHAGELAAVVVEPVVQGAGGMRFHDPAYLRDLRDICRRHDVLLIFDEIATGFGRTGELFAADHAGVSPDIMCVGKALTGGYLSLAATLCTTDIAHTISSGEAGALMHGPTFMANPLACAVSVASVEVLLGQDWRSRIAEIAAGLAAGLEPARALPGVADVRVCGGIGVIECAGPVDLAVATPAALDHGIWLRPFRNLVYAMPPYICGPDEIARITSAMVEVASLVG; from the coding sequence ATGCCTGCGGCGAGATCCGGGTTGACGCCCGAGCAAATCAGCGCGATCGACGCCGCGCATCTGTGGCATCCCTACAGCACGATCGGCAGCGAAGCCGTCCCGCCAGTGGTGGCCGTCGGGGCCCACGGCGCCTGGTTGACGCTGGTCAGAGACGGCAAGACCGTCGAAGTGCTGGACGCGATGAGTTCCTGGTGGACCGCGATCCACGGTCACGGCCACCCGGTGCTGGACGAGGCCCTGGCAGCCCAGCTCAGCTCGATGAACCATGTGATGTTCGGCGGACTGACCCACGAGCCGGCGGCCCGGCTGGCCCAGCTGCTGGTGGAGATCACCCCGGCCGGCCTGGAAACGGTGTTCTTCAGCGATTCCGGGTCGGTATCGGTCGAGGTCGCGGTCAAGATGGCGCTGCAATATTGGCGCAGCCGCGGCCGCCCCGCCAAGCACCGGCTGATGACGTGGCGCGGCGGCTATCACGGCGACACCTTCACGCCGATGAGCGTCTGCGATCCCGACGGCGGCATGCATTCGCTGTGGACCGACATCCTGGTCCGTCAGGTATTCGCCCCGCAGGTGCCCCGCGACTACCACGCCGCCTACAGCGCCGCGTTCGAGGAGCAACTCGCACAGCACGCCGGCGAGCTGGCGGCCGTCGTCGTCGAACCCGTCGTCCAGGGCGCCGGCGGCATGCGCTTCCACGACCCCGCGTACCTGCGCGATCTTCGTGACATCTGCCGCCGCCACGACGTGCTGCTGATCTTCGACGAGATCGCCACCGGGTTCGGTCGCACCGGCGAGTTGTTCGCCGCCGACCACGCCGGCGTGAGCCCGGACATCATGTGCGTCGGCAAGGCGCTGACCGGCGGATACCTCAGCCTGGCCGCGACCTTGTGCACCACCGACATCGCGCACACCATCAGCTCCGGCGAGGCCGGCGCGCTGATGCACGGCCCCACGTTCATGGCCAACCCGCTGGCCTGTGCGGTATCGGTGGCCAGCGTCGAGGTGCTGCTGGGCCAGGATTGGCGGTCGCGAATCGCCGAGATCGCGGCCGGGCTGGCGGCGGGACTCGAGCCCGCCCGGGCCCTGCCCGGCGTGGCCGACGTCCGGGTGTGCGGCGGCATCGGCGTGATCGAATGCGCCGGGCCGGTCGACCTGGCCGTGGCCACCCCGGCGGCGCTGGACCATGGCATCTGGCTACGCCCGTTCCGCAACCTCGTCTACGCGATGCCGCCCTACATCTGCGGGCCCGACGAGATCGCGCGGATCACCTCGGCGATGGTCGAGGTGGCAAGCCTCGTGGGCTGA
- a CDS encoding acyltransferase family protein, whose translation MQITSAPPPPAVTANPARSGVRENGSAGFYRYDLDGLRGVAIALVAVFHIWFGRVSGGVDVFLALSGFFFGGKILRAALNPAVTLSPVAEVVRLIRRLVPALVVVLAASAVLTILVQPQTRWETFADQSLASLGYYQNWELANTASDYLRAGEAVSPLQHIWSMSVQGQFYVAFLLLVAGCTFLFRRPLKAHLRTLFVVLISALTVASFVYAIFAHSDDQSIAYYNSFARGWELLLGALVGAVVTNVRWPTWLRTAAASVALAAVVSCGALIDGVDEFPGPWALVPVGATMLMILAGANLQGGPGTDGRLPLPNRLLATRPLVELGAIAYSLYLWHWPLLIFWLSYSGHKHANFVEGVAILLMSGGLAYLTTQLVEDPLRYRAPQGTVAAPVLPWWSRWRRPTMALGAVVVLLGVTLTATSFTWRQHVTVLRAAGKELSVLNPQDYPGARALTEHVRVPTLPMRPSVLEVKDDLPASTADGCISDFVNPAVVNCVYGDFAATRTIALAGGSHAEHWLPALDVLGHAHHFKVVTYLKMGCPLSTEQVPLIMGNNAPYPQCREWVQRTMDKLISDRPDYVFTTTTRPWNIKSGDVMPATYIGIWQTLSDNNIPILGMRDTPWLVKNGQPFDPADCLAKKGGNATSCAIKRSDVLSDRNQTLDFVEQFPQLKVLDMSDAICRTDVCRPVEGNVLIYHGAHHLTPTYMRTMAHELGVQIEAATGWW comes from the coding sequence ATGCAGATCACGTCAGCGCCTCCGCCGCCGGCCGTCACGGCGAATCCGGCCAGGTCGGGGGTGCGCGAAAACGGATCTGCGGGGTTCTATCGCTACGACCTCGACGGCTTGCGCGGGGTCGCGATCGCGCTGGTCGCCGTCTTCCACATCTGGTTTGGCCGCGTCTCCGGCGGTGTCGACGTCTTCCTGGCCCTGTCCGGGTTCTTCTTCGGCGGCAAGATCCTGCGCGCCGCGCTCAACCCGGCCGTCACACTGTCGCCGGTCGCGGAAGTGGTCCGGCTGATCCGCCGTCTGGTGCCCGCCCTGGTCGTGGTCCTGGCCGCGAGTGCAGTGCTCACAATTCTGGTGCAGCCGCAGACCCGCTGGGAGACCTTCGCCGATCAGAGCCTGGCCAGTCTCGGCTACTACCAGAACTGGGAGCTGGCAAATACGGCGTCGGACTACCTGCGGGCGGGCGAAGCCGTCAGCCCGTTGCAGCACATCTGGTCCATGTCGGTGCAGGGGCAGTTCTACGTGGCCTTCCTGCTGCTGGTCGCCGGCTGCACCTTCCTGTTCCGGCGCCCGCTCAAGGCGCACCTGCGCACGCTGTTCGTGGTGCTGATCAGTGCCCTGACAGTGGCCTCCTTCGTCTACGCGATCTTCGCGCACTCCGATGACCAGTCGATCGCCTACTACAACAGCTTCGCGCGCGGGTGGGAGTTGCTGCTGGGCGCCCTCGTCGGTGCGGTGGTGACCAACGTCCGGTGGCCGACATGGCTGCGCACCGCCGCCGCATCCGTCGCCCTGGCCGCAGTGGTGTCCTGCGGGGCCCTGATCGACGGCGTCGACGAGTTTCCAGGGCCGTGGGCCCTGGTACCGGTCGGGGCCACCATGCTGATGATCCTCGCCGGGGCCAACCTGCAGGGCGGCCCGGGCACCGACGGCCGGCTGCCGCTGCCGAATCGGCTGCTGGCCACCCGGCCCCTGGTGGAGCTGGGCGCCATCGCGTACTCGCTATACCTGTGGCACTGGCCGCTGCTCATCTTCTGGCTGTCCTACAGCGGCCACAAGCACGCGAACTTCGTCGAGGGCGTGGCGATACTGCTGATGTCCGGGGGGCTCGCGTACCTGACCACCCAGCTCGTCGAGGATCCGCTGCGTTACCGGGCGCCGCAGGGAACCGTCGCGGCCCCGGTGCTGCCGTGGTGGTCGCGGTGGCGCCGGCCGACGATGGCGCTCGGCGCGGTTGTCGTGCTGCTGGGCGTCACGCTGACCGCCACCTCGTTCACCTGGCGTCAGCACGTGACGGTGCTGCGGGCCGCGGGCAAGGAACTGTCCGTGCTCAACCCGCAGGATTATCCCGGCGCCCGGGCCCTGACCGAGCACGTGCGGGTGCCGACGCTCCCGATGCGGCCCAGCGTTTTGGAGGTCAAGGACGATCTGCCGGCCTCGACGGCCGACGGCTGCATCAGTGACTTCGTCAACCCGGCGGTGGTCAACTGCGTCTACGGCGACTTCGCCGCGACCCGAACCATCGCATTGGCCGGCGGGTCGCACGCCGAGCACTGGCTGCCGGCACTGGATGTGCTCGGACACGCCCATCACTTCAAAGTTGTGACATATCTCAAAATGGGCTGCCCGTTGTCCACCGAACAGGTCCCGTTGATCATGGGCAACAACGCCCCGTACCCGCAGTGCCGCGAGTGGGTGCAGCGCACGATGGACAAGCTGATCTCCGACCGCCCCGATTACGTGTTCACCACCACGACCCGGCCCTGGAACATCAAGTCCGGTGACGTGATGCCGGCGACCTACATCGGGATCTGGCAGACGTTGTCCGACAACAACATTCCGATCCTCGGCATGCGTGACACGCCGTGGCTGGTCAAGAACGGCCAGCCGTTCGATCCCGCGGACTGCCTGGCCAAGAAGGGCGGAAACGCGACGTCGTGCGCGATCAAACGCTCCGACGTGCTGTCCGATCGCAACCAAACCCTGGATTTCGTAGAGCAATTCCCGCAGCTCAAGGTGCTCGACATGTCAGATGCCATCTGCCGCACCGATGTTTGCCGTCCGGTCGAAGGAAACGTGCTGATCTACCACGGTGCGCATCACCTGACCCCCACCTACATGCGGACCATGGCCCACGAGCTCGGCGTCCAGATCGAGGCCGCCACCGGCTGGTGGTAG
- the glgX gene encoding glycogen debranching protein GlgX, with amino-acid sequence MTPDEATPTLPTVWPGDAYPLGATYDGAGTNFSLFSEIAEQVDLCLIDERGNESRIPLDEVDGYVWHAYLPNITPGQRYGFRVHGPFDPAAGHRCDPSKLLLDPYGKSFDGDFTWGQALFSYDLNAIDPNGDTTITGTPPMIDSLGHTMTSVVINPFFDWAFDRAPLTPYHETVIYEAHVKGLTKTHPGIPEGLRGTYAALAHPVIIDHLKSLNVTALELMPVHQFMHDERLLDLGLRNYWGYNTFGFFAPHYQYASNRQAGSAVAEFKMMVRSLHEAGIEVILDVVYNHTAEGNHLGPTINFRGIDNSAYYRLLDEDLRLYKDYTGTGNSLNARHPHVLQLIMDSLRYWVTEMHVDGFRFDLAATLARELHDVDRLSAFFDLVQQDPIVSQVKLIAEPWDVGEGGYQVGNFPGLWTEWNGKYRDTVRDYWRGEPATLGEFASRLTGSSDLYEASSRRPSASINFVTAHDGFTLNDLVSYNEKHNEANGEDNRDGESHNRSWNCGVEGPTDDPEIVELRSRQIRNFWATLMVSQGTPMIAHGDELGRTQQGNNNAYCQDSELAWIDWSLVDKNADLLTFARKVTKLRKRHPVFRRRRFFDGEPIRSGDEVRDIAWLTATGREMTHDDWNQGLDKCVAVFLNGEAITAPNARGERVVDDSFLLCFNAHKRAVEFVTPHDDYAREWTVEIDTNHPAGTADLVIAAEEKVTIPGCSVLIMRKTA; translated from the coding sequence GTGACACCGGACGAGGCCACTCCCACCTTGCCCACCGTTTGGCCAGGGGACGCTTATCCCCTCGGAGCCACCTATGACGGGGCGGGCACTAACTTTTCGCTGTTCTCCGAGATCGCCGAACAGGTCGACTTGTGCCTGATCGACGAGCGCGGCAACGAATCGCGGATCCCGCTTGACGAGGTCGACGGCTATGTGTGGCACGCCTATCTGCCGAACATCACTCCCGGTCAGCGTTACGGATTCCGGGTACATGGCCCGTTCGATCCGGCCGCCGGCCACCGGTGCGATCCGAGCAAGCTGTTGCTCGACCCGTACGGGAAGTCGTTCGACGGCGATTTCACCTGGGGTCAGGCGTTGTTCTCCTACGACCTGAACGCGATCGACCCCAACGGCGACACCACGATTACCGGCACTCCCCCGATGATCGATTCACTGGGCCACACGATGACCAGTGTGGTGATCAATCCGTTCTTCGACTGGGCCTTCGATCGCGCGCCACTGACCCCGTACCACGAGACGGTGATCTACGAAGCCCACGTCAAGGGGCTGACCAAGACCCACCCCGGCATACCCGAGGGACTGCGCGGCACCTATGCCGCGCTGGCTCATCCGGTGATCATCGATCACCTCAAGTCGCTCAACGTCACAGCGCTGGAGCTGATGCCGGTGCACCAGTTCATGCACGACGAACGGCTGCTCGACCTCGGCTTGCGAAACTACTGGGGCTACAACACATTCGGGTTCTTCGCCCCGCACTACCAGTACGCATCGAATCGGCAGGCCGGCAGCGCGGTCGCCGAATTCAAAATGATGGTGCGCAGCCTGCACGAGGCCGGCATCGAGGTCATCCTCGACGTCGTCTACAACCACACCGCCGAAGGCAACCACCTGGGGCCGACGATCAACTTCCGCGGCATCGACAACAGCGCCTACTACCGGCTGCTCGACGAGGACCTGCGGTTGTACAAGGACTACACCGGCACCGGCAACAGCCTCAACGCCCGCCACCCGCACGTCCTGCAGCTGATCATGGACTCGCTGCGCTACTGGGTGACCGAGATGCACGTCGACGGGTTCCGCTTTGACCTGGCCGCCACACTGGCCCGCGAGCTGCACGACGTAGACCGCCTGAGCGCGTTCTTCGATCTGGTGCAACAGGATCCGATCGTCAGCCAGGTGAAATTGATCGCCGAGCCGTGGGATGTCGGCGAGGGCGGTTATCAAGTCGGCAACTTCCCGGGTTTGTGGACCGAGTGGAACGGGAAGTACCGCGATACTGTGCGTGACTATTGGCGGGGCGAGCCCGCAACCCTGGGCGAGTTCGCTTCCCGGCTGACCGGGTCTTCGGACCTGTACGAGGCGAGCAGTCGGCGGCCCAGCGCCAGCATCAACTTCGTCACCGCGCACGACGGGTTCACCCTCAACGACCTGGTCTCCTACAACGAGAAACACAACGAGGCCAACGGCGAGGACAACCGGGACGGAGAAAGCCACAACCGGTCGTGGAACTGTGGTGTCGAGGGTCCGACCGACGACCCGGAGATCGTCGAGCTGCGCAGCCGCCAGATCCGCAACTTCTGGGCCACCCTGATGGTCAGCCAGGGCACGCCGATGATCGCGCACGGCGACGAACTCGGGCGCACCCAGCAGGGCAACAACAACGCCTACTGCCAGGACTCCGAATTGGCTTGGATCGACTGGTCTTTGGTGGACAAGAACGCCGATCTACTGACCTTCGCCCGCAAGGTGACCAAACTGCGCAAGAGGCATCCGGTATTTCGCCGGCGCCGATTCTTCGACGGTGAGCCGATCCGCAGCGGTGACGAAGTCCGCGATATCGCCTGGCTGACGGCGACCGGCCGGGAAATGACGCACGACGATTGGAACCAGGGCCTGGACAAGTGCGTCGCGGTGTTCCTCAACGGGGAGGCGATCACCGCACCCAATGCCCGGGGCGAACGCGTGGTCGACGATTCATTCCTGTTGTGCTTCAACGCCCACAAGCGGGCCGTGGAGTTCGTCACACCGCACGACGACTACGCGCGGGAGTGGACCGTGGAGATCGACACCAACCATCCCGCCGGGACGGCGGACCTGGTGATAGCCGCCGAGGAAAAGGTCACCATTCCGGGCTGCTCGGTGCTGATCATGCGAAAGACCGCCTGA
- the treY gene encoding malto-oligosyltrehalose synthase yields the protein MGFPVRSTYRLQLRGPASGSAFTFADAENLLDYLDELGVSHLYLSPILTAVSGSSHGYDVTDPTTVSPELGGAEGLARLSAAARARGMGLIVDIVPNHVGVDAPQQNPWWWDVLRHGRSSDYATFFDIDWDLDERGRIVLPVLGSDDDVADLTVDGDLLRLGDLALPIAPGTGEGTGPQVHERQHYRLVGWRSGIVGYRRFFSITSLAGLRQEDRAVFDANHAEIARWFRDGLVDGVRIDHPDGLTDPSGYLAWLRELLGADAWIVIEKILAIDEALEPTLPIQGTTGYDVLRQLGGVFVDPTGAPALTALVESAGVDYHGIPRLLADLKVTVATEALASELARLRRAIVAAAGSDHPLLPDAVAALLSHIDVYRTDYLGLAAILPSALAETQAAQPELGPALQVLTAALAHGGEPAARLQQLCGAVTAKAVEDCLFYRDARLISLNEVGGEPHRFGVGAAEFHHSAATRARLWPQAMTTLSTHDTKRGEDVRARIGVLSQVPSLWTEFIARWEIETPSPDPATGQFLWQNIFGVWPLDGQVTDALRDRLHAYAEKAIREAALHTSWNDPDTAFEDSVHEWLDGVLDGPVAAQLTELVAQLNPHAASDALGQKILALTVPGIPDVYQGTELWDDSLVDPDNRRPVDYTARRTALEELQHPKLRVVTTALRLRRSRPDSFLRGNYVPVPASGEAGDHVVAFRRGDDILVAVTRWTVRLAETGWGKTVLPLPEGSWTDTLTGATASGPTSAADLFAHLPVVLLERNNG from the coding sequence ATGGGTTTTCCCGTGCGCTCCACCTACCGGTTACAGCTGCGCGGACCCGCCAGTGGCAGCGCCTTCACTTTCGCCGACGCCGAAAATCTGCTGGACTACCTCGATGAGCTCGGGGTGTCGCATCTGTACCTGTCCCCGATCCTGACCGCGGTCAGCGGGTCGAGTCACGGATACGACGTCACCGATCCGACAACCGTGTCACCGGAGCTCGGCGGCGCCGAGGGTCTGGCGCGGCTGTCTGCGGCGGCCCGAGCGCGCGGCATGGGGCTGATCGTCGACATCGTGCCCAACCATGTCGGAGTCGATGCGCCCCAGCAGAACCCGTGGTGGTGGGATGTGCTGCGGCATGGCCGATCATCGGACTACGCAACGTTTTTCGACATCGACTGGGATCTCGACGAGCGGGGCCGCATCGTGTTGCCGGTGCTGGGTTCCGACGACGACGTCGCCGACCTGACCGTCGACGGCGACCTGCTGCGGTTAGGCGATCTGGCACTGCCGATCGCACCCGGCACCGGCGAGGGCACCGGCCCCCAGGTCCACGAGCGCCAGCACTACCGGTTGGTGGGCTGGCGCAGCGGCATCGTCGGCTATCGGCGCTTCTTCTCCATCACCTCGCTGGCCGGGTTGCGTCAGGAGGATCGCGCCGTGTTCGACGCCAACCACGCGGAGATCGCGCGCTGGTTCCGCGACGGACTGGTCGACGGGGTGCGCATCGACCACCCTGACGGATTGACGGACCCCAGTGGGTATTTGGCGTGGCTGCGCGAGCTGCTCGGCGCGGATGCGTGGATCGTCATCGAGAAGATCCTGGCCATCGACGAGGCGCTGGAGCCGACGTTGCCGATCCAGGGCACCACCGGCTACGACGTATTGCGGCAACTGGGCGGAGTTTTCGTCGACCCCACCGGGGCGCCCGCGCTCACCGCGCTGGTCGAATCCGCCGGTGTGGACTACCACGGCATCCCGCGGCTGCTGGCGGATCTCAAGGTTACGGTGGCCACCGAGGCCCTCGCCAGCGAGCTGGCCAGGCTACGGCGGGCGATCGTGGCGGCCGCCGGCTCCGATCACCCACTGCTGCCCGACGCGGTGGCCGCACTGCTCAGCCACATCGACGTCTACCGCACCGACTACCTCGGGCTGGCAGCCATCTTGCCCAGCGCACTCGCCGAAACCCAAGCCGCACAACCAGAACTGGGGCCGGCACTGCAGGTGCTCACCGCCGCGCTGGCCCACGGTGGCGAGCCCGCCGCGCGCCTGCAACAACTGTGCGGCGCGGTGACCGCCAAGGCCGTCGAGGACTGCTTGTTCTACCGCGACGCCCGGCTGATTTCGCTCAACGAGGTGGGCGGCGAACCGCACCGGTTCGGCGTCGGCGCGGCGGAGTTTCACCACAGTGCCGCCACCCGTGCCCGGCTGTGGCCGCAGGCGATGACCACGCTGTCCACCCACGACACCAAGCGCGGCGAGGACGTGCGCGCCCGCATCGGGGTGCTGTCCCAGGTGCCCTCGCTGTGGACGGAGTTCATCGCCCGCTGGGAGATCGAGACACCCTCCCCCGACCCGGCGACCGGACAGTTCTTGTGGCAGAACATCTTCGGGGTGTGGCCGCTGGACGGCCAGGTGACCGACGCACTGCGGGACCGGCTGCATGCCTACGCCGAGAAAGCGATCCGGGAAGCCGCACTGCACACCTCGTGGAACGACCCGGACACCGCGTTCGAGGATTCTGTGCACGAGTGGCTGGACGGCGTGCTGGACGGGCCGGTCGCCGCTCAGCTGACCGAGCTTGTCGCCCAACTCAATCCGCATGCCGCCAGCGATGCGCTGGGCCAGAAGATACTCGCGCTGACCGTGCCCGGCATTCCCGACGTCTACCAGGGCACCGAGCTCTGGGACGACAGCCTGGTCGACCCGGACAACCGCCGGCCCGTTGACTATACCGCGCGCAGAACCGCTCTCGAAGAATTACAACACCCGAAGCTGCGCGTCGTCACCACGGCACTGCGGCTGCGGCGCTCGCGCCCGGACAGCTTCCTGCGCGGCAATTACGTGCCGGTGCCGGCCAGCGGCGAGGCCGGTGATCATGTCGTGGCGTTCCGGCGCGGCGACGACATTCTGGTCGCGGTTACCCGCTGGACGGTGCGGCTGGCCGAAACGGGTTGGGGTAAGACCGTATTGCCGCTGCCCGAGGGCTCATGGACCGACACGCTCACCGGCGCGACGGCGAGCGGTCCGACATCGGCCGCCGACTTGTTCGCGCACCTCCCCGTCGTGCTATTGGAGCGAAACAATGGCTGA